One genomic window of Cololabis saira isolate AMF1-May2022 chromosome 3, fColSai1.1, whole genome shotgun sequence includes the following:
- the LOC133441177 gene encoding glutathione S-transferase 3, mitochondrial-like, producing the protein MRTDLQLSAAHQALSFWSKMNILTVLPSDFGYVIFTYFYSWIMLSYLGIKVGAARKKYDVKYPTMYSDKEQVFNCIQRAHQNTLEVYPQWLVFQTIAALVYPLSASVLGCIWVTSKFSYAWGYYTGDPAKRMKGVYGYIGYFGVIFLSISVALQLLGVF; encoded by the coding sequence atgcgcacagacCTGCAGCTCAGTGCGGCTCATCAGGCACTTTCATTCTGGTCCAAGATGAATATCCTCACCGTCCTACCGTCCGACTTCGGATATGTCATATTTACTTACTTCTACAGCTGGATTATGCTCAGTTATTTGGGCATCAAGGTTGGGGCTGCCAGGAAGAAGTACGACGTGAAGTATCCTACGATGTACAGTGACAAGGAACAGGTCTTCAACTGTATCCAGAGAGCCCATCAGAATACCCTGGAGGTTTACCCTCAGTGGCTCGTCTTCCAAACCATTGCAGCCCTTGTTTATCCGTTATCTGCATCTGTGCTGGGGTGTATTTGGGTGACCAGCAAGTTTTCCTACGCCTGGGGCTACTACACAGGAGATCCAGCGAAGAGGATGAAGGGGGTTTATGGCTACATTGGATATTTTGGAGTCATCTTTCTATCCATTTCTGTAGCTTTGCAGCTGCTCGGAGTCTTTTAA